In one Sphingobium sp. MI1205 genomic region, the following are encoded:
- a CDS encoding universal stress protein, producing the protein MTRDGFPKCIALATDLSHRCDRAFDRALLVAQAWRAELMVIHALNPPEDGMLSVRLGDLPSWRRPLEDPVRAARHRIYHDLVREAPPIDISVHVETGSPAPVVLDIAGKGEAGLIVTGVARDGPLARMLLGDTVDRLIRKAPVPILIVRDRAFEPYRAMVVATDFSAPARIALETAVRFFPDAAISLFHAYDVPFAGYLGRSEIERQFEGYGEAAADKFLAEAGLSDVAARNVTRMIEHGVPEALLRDRAENAARHLTVVGTHGGGLVYEAMIGSTARKILDAVPGDVLLVPDPARRKVNPAG; encoded by the coding sequence ATGACGCGTGACGGTTTCCCTAAATGCATCGCGCTCGCGACCGACCTCAGCCATCGTTGCGACCGCGCCTTCGATCGCGCCCTGCTGGTAGCCCAGGCATGGCGGGCGGAGCTTATGGTCATCCACGCGCTGAACCCGCCGGAAGACGGGATGCTGTCCGTCCGACTCGGCGATCTGCCGTCCTGGCGTCGGCCTCTCGAAGACCCGGTGCGGGCGGCGCGCCATCGCATCTACCACGACCTTGTTCGCGAGGCGCCGCCAATCGACATTTCGGTCCACGTCGAAACCGGCTCGCCGGCACCGGTCGTCCTCGATATCGCCGGAAAGGGCGAGGCGGGCCTGATCGTCACCGGCGTGGCTCGCGATGGGCCGCTGGCCCGGATGCTGCTCGGCGATACCGTGGACCGGCTGATCCGCAAGGCGCCCGTTCCGATCCTGATCGTACGCGACCGCGCTTTCGAGCCTTACCGCGCCATGGTGGTCGCGACAGATTTCTCCGCGCCCGCCCGGATCGCTCTGGAGACCGCCGTCCGCTTTTTTCCCGATGCGGCTATCTCCCTTTTCCACGCCTACGATGTGCCCTTCGCGGGCTATCTCGGCCGATCGGAAATCGAACGGCAATTCGAGGGTTATGGCGAGGCTGCGGCCGACAAGTTCCTTGCCGAAGCGGGACTGTCTGATGTGGCGGCCCGGAACGTCACGCGCATGATCGAGCACGGGGTTCCCGAAGCGCTGCTTCGCGACCGTGCGGAAAATGCCGCACGTCACCTGACGGTCGTTGGAACCCATGGCGGTGGCCTCGTCTATGAGGCTATGATCGGCAGTACGGCGCGCAAGATCCTTGATGCGGTCCCGGGCGATGTCCTCCTCGTACCCGATCCCGCCAGGCGCAAGGTGAACCCGGCCGGATGA